In Setaria viridis chromosome 5, Setaria_viridis_v4.0, whole genome shotgun sequence, the genomic stretch CAACGAGGACGGCACACCCAATGAAGAtgtcatcagaaagtgcgatTCTCTGACCATCCTGTTGGTTCTTGCTAGGGCAGGAGAACACTATTTCATGGAGATGTCATGAACCTTGTTTTGTGCTGACACGCAGGCTGTTCCGCAAAATAGACATGGACGAGAGCTGCACCCTGTCTCGATCGGAGCTGCACGCACTCATTGTCGGGATTAACTTCGAGGAGCTTGACTTTGACAAGATGGATGCGGTCAACAAGGTCATGGATGACTTTGACACGTCCCGCAACGACgtcgtggaggaggaagagttcGTGCAGGGGATGAAGAAGTGGCTCAACGAGGCCAAGCGCAGCGTGCCAGCGGGCGGCGCCTTCTCCCACAAGTTTATCAACGACTTCCACGAGGTAATCTGCTCACCCTGGAGCCTCCAGTAGCTCAGGAATTGTGCCCAGCAGAACACCTGACCTGACGGATTGAGCGAAACTGTGCAGAGGACTAGGCAGGAGCACGACCAGCTGATCGACAGGTCCGACGAAGCGGTGGAGAGCGTGGAGAACCCCGGGTGGTGCATCACCAAGGCCgtggcgctcctcctcctgggcgcTGCCATTGCTGCGGCGTTTGCTGACCCGCTCGTGGACACCGTCCACAACTTCTCCAACGCCACCCACATCCCGTCCTTCTTCATCTCGTTCATCGCCCTCCCGCTGGCCACCAACTCCAGCGAGGCCGTCTCCGCCATCATCTTCGCCAGCAGGAAGAAGCAGCGGACCTGCTCCCTCACCTTCTCCGAGGTGCGTATCGTTGCGTGCACCACTGACAGACACGGCGACTGCATCCGAAGCTCCTTGCATTGGCAACAAACACTGACGATGGTGCTTTCAGGTGTACGGCGGCGTGACGATGAACAACACGCTGTGCCTGGGCGTGTTCCTGGCGCTCATCTACTTCCGGAACCTGACATGGGACTTCTCGTCGGAGGTGCTCATCATCCTGGTCGTCTGCGTCGTCATGGCCCTCTTCACCAGCTTCCGGACCACCTTCCCTCTCTGGACCTGCCTCGTCGCCTACGTGCTCTACCCTCTCTCGCTCGTCATCGTCTACATCCTCGACTACGTCTTCGGCTGGTCATAGGCTCATTGGCTCCCCAAGCGAACGCCTGTTTTTGGCGGCCACCAGTCGGTTTGATCTTGTGATTTTGACTGCTGCGGGATGTGTGCAGACTCTGTTTCTCGTGTTGATGTAATCACGCTCTTCTTTCTATCTTTCCTTGTGTATCCAAACCACGTACTTCCGTCAAATTCTAACAACCGCTGCATTCTGCTCTTGAGCTCCACACTACAGTGCCGCTTTAAATCAATTATGTAAATGTGCCTCAGGTTCTAAATCGCCAAGATCGCAAACTGTCCGTAGATTTAAGTATTAGAAGTGTAAAATGACATCTGATTGTTGATCACATTTTCTAAACCTTTTTCTTTAACGCCTGCCTTGCGTAGTGGTGGCAATGCATATAGACACTTTCGGTGCTATAGACTATAGAATGGTTCATATCGAGATGATTTCCACAAAAATGAATGTGTTATTTTTACATTATGATCATATTCAAAGGAAAACATAGAAACTTTAGAACCGACGCTTGCTCAGGACGTCGAGCCTTGGTCACCCGACATATAGACTATAGATGCCAACGCCAATGGTAAACTCGGTGGTAACTAAATTGCACAGAAGTATTTGCAGAAGCAAACTATTTGGACTAATTGCATATAGTAGGAATATGGATAGACAGAAACGCACATAAACTTCCCTATGTTGTCAATAAAACAAAGTTCAATGTACAGTAATGGAAAAAAAAGTCAGCTTCGTAATGAGCATTTCTTTTGCGAATGCCCAAGAAGATGACAACGACCACATTGAACAATCCGTTTTGGTCGTTTCAGGCTCTCTATCTTAAGAATCTTCATCTTGGGACGACCAGGAGGCCTCCGGATATTTGGTGGGCTAAGCATCACATCTGCTCTGCTGACCACACCTTGTAACCCAGACGATGAACTGTTCCAGTGGCTCCTGTCTGGTATCGGATAGATTGGCTGGGAGTAGGTTTCCCGGTACTTCATTACACTGAAGCAGTCATGAGCATAGAGGCGGGGATCTTCACCACATGAAAgcagtgcagcagcagcatgtgCACACGGAATGCCATAAATTTGCCATCGACGGCATGAGCAAAACCTAGCTTGAGTGTCCACAATGTTTGTTCGCTCCGATGACACAATCTCAAACTCCACCTTGTTTGCTCGAAGGACTTGATAACATCGTGAGTCGGTGATGGCTTCTGAAATAAGTTTCTCAGCTGATGGAACAAGAACTGAGTTGTATGATTGTGCCAAGTTCTGACGTTCAGCAAACCAGCAGGTCAGTTGGTGCCTGATGTGCTCGATGGTTTGCACAATGGGAAGCTCATGACATTCAAGGGACAAGTTGTACAATATCTCAGTTATTCCAAGACTAAAATGGCCATATCGAATACCCTCAAAGAAAGCAACTGCCCACAGATTTGGTGGAAAACGTTGTAACCATGGCATGACATCTTGAACTTGCATCATTTCATTTACCTTTGCGTCAAATTCTGCTGCCGTGAGGGTGTAAACAGCACTCCAAAAAAGGTTAAGAAGTTTAGGATTCTTGAACTCATCACGAAAATTCTCACTCACATATCTCAAGCAAAATCCGTGGAAAGCAGTAGGGAAGTTATCTTCAACAGCTTTGACCACTTGGGGATTCCTCTCAGATAGTATTGTCAAGATGGGCATCTTATCTGTGTTAACTCCGAGCGTCTTCCTCAATTCTGATACAAACCACCTCCAGTTGTCATCACTCTCAGAATCAACAATACCAAACGCTAGAGGGAACATCATGTGATCAGCATCAACAGCTGAAGCACATAGCAACGTCCCAAGATACTTCCCCTTTAGGTCAGCCTTGTCAATTTCCAGAAGGGGCCTGCACCCATTTAGGAAACCATAAATGGATGCACGAAATGAGACAAACAGCCGCTGGAAGGCATTCCCTGGTCCAGTCCCTCTATATGTTGCAACACTACCAGGATTTGTCTTACCAATCTGCTCACAGTATGCAGGAAGAAGGCGGTATCCATCCTCAAGTGTACCATTGACGGCAGCCATACTTCTCTCTTTTCCACGCCATGCCTGCATATAAGATACAGCAACCCCATGCTGCTCCCGAATATCCTGCAATATCTCCTTTGGCTTAATCTGTGGGTTATCCCTTAACCTTGCCTCAACAGACCTAGCCACCCAACCAACAGTAGCCTGCTGATGATGCAGGTCCCGAACACCCTCACATGTGTGCTCCCCGTGCAAAGTCCGAACAGTGAAAGTCGGAACACCAGGGCACTTAGCGATGTGCACACGCCATGGGCAACCTTCTTTTGAGCACTTGGCGATGAATCGGCTACGATCAGATTTCACAACACGGAGCTCATAGTGCAAAGCAATGGCCATGTCTTTGACAGCCCTCCTGCACGTGTCAACATCTGCAAACTCTTGACCAATGACAAGGGTTTGCTCGCTAGGTATAAGGTTCTGCTCTGGCTGAACTAAAATCTGGTCGTCTTCCATCAACAAGCAGACCCACTAACTGAAGAATATGTCTCCTTGTCCTTGAACCATAGAAAACACCCAGATAACTTGGTAGTAACAAAGGCGAAATTTCCCTCTAGCTGCAAAGACCAACTGACCTGCACAGCATTATCACAAGCAATTTGTCATTAATGTAAGAAAAGAAGATTTCATTCCAAACAGGCGTGTGTGGTTATGGCTACTGAGAATTCATGCAGGGTACAAACTATATAGGTCTGCCTCTGCAGTTTGTTACTGCTCCCtctgttcttaaatatatgacacttaggacaagctaattagttcaaaCCAATTATCTTGTCCTaagtgtcatatatttaaaaacggaGGTAGTAAATCAGTTTAGGCCATCGGCTTTATGCCATAGTGTACAAATTGTATGTATATTGCAACTCACTGCCCTGTTTTTTGGTGTTTTTAGCATGTAACATCATCAGTTTCGTAATGGATTTGGGGGCAAAGCCTCCTGCAAtcaaaagtaaataaaaaaattacaataaAACTCCATCTACAGCCTAACCTCTTCAGGGACCCCTACGGTTGACATGAGCTGTAAGCAACCTAGAATACAATGTTTTTTGCTTTTTCATGCAAGTACAACATTCTATTCTCTAAACTTAGAATGTGACTTCAATATTTCATTAAAAAAGTGTGACTCAGAAGTTTGCTATCCTTTGGTAAGTCAAATGTATGCCGATGGTTTCTTTGGCTACACCATCACAGTAGACAACTGGACAGTCATTCCATATACTTACCAAAATAGCCTAAGTTCAATTATATTTGCAATAGCGAACACCATCAATTTCATGGTGACTGAAGCCACTTTGTCCAATATGGAGCCGGGATTTTGTTAGGGTCATCGGTCATGTGGATAAAGAAGATTCTTCAGggtagtaaaatggactttCTCCTAAATAAAAAAAGTGACTTCAATATAGTTTTCTATCCTTTAGTAAGGTACATTGTATGCTGATATATATTTGGTTACACTGGCCAAGTAGACATCTGGACAGGGCATGCCATCTTATAATATATTTACCAAAATCAATAGTGGACACCATCAATTTCCTGGTTGACTGAAGCCAGCATAGCACATGATCACTGGTGCAAACACGATGATGTCCAGTGACCATGGCTTGTTTCCCTCGAAGTTCCCAACTTTAGAAAAAATATAGCACAGAAATGCTTCAGTACAATTCAATAGGACCCAGAGTTTCCAATGTTCTGATTTGCAGCACTCTATCAAGTTTTCCATTCATTGCAGTTATCTATGGCCAAAATGCCCTCAAGGCCAGTCCTTGGACTCCATTCCTCCAAGGCAGACTAAAATTGACCATTTGCATATTAATACAGACACTATTTCACATCATCCTTACACATAGCTCATATAATTTGAGCACAAAATCCATAGCAAAAGAGACTAGACGCGAGACAACATGCAAATATGGCATGCAAGTGTAGTTTTAATCAGTGACAATTAGTCTATTAACCTCCTCTTGATGCCCCCTGGTGAAAAGTGTGAACTGGACATGCTCCTAGTTGTAGGGCTTCTTGATTTTGCCCCAATTTTAGGGTTCAACATCAAATCCCGCAAAATTGACAGGGTAAGTGAAGGAGATTGCTTACCTCTTGTTGTCTGGGGTTCACAGACGAGGGAGGAGAGCGAGAATGAGCAAGGCCGGCGCTGCGACCTGCTCCGCCGGGCGGGTGAGCGGGCGATGCGGCTTGTGGCCGAGCGACGGGCGAGCGAGCGGTGGCCTGGCACAGGAAGATCTCCGCTCCACGCTGGTCCAGAAGAGGACAGCAGGATGAGGAACGAGTAGAGAGGACGAATTCCTCCGAAGTGGATGGAGTGCTTCGCTTCGGTGGAAGGAGGCGCGTCCGGCGGAGAGAGGCCGCCAGTGGACGGCGCGATACTTCCTTCGATACGGTCACCGcgagggcggcggaggaagtAGGAAGGCGGCGTCGGACGGTCGGTGGCgttgccgcgccgccgcgccgggatGGGGAGGACGATGGATGTTGGATGGGTCAGTTAGGGCTGGATGGGAGTGGGCCGCGGATGGAGGGGTGTTTTTGATATTCTGCCATCGTTttttttctacttttttttttcattttcgaACCATAGTACAGTACGCCTGTTGATCTATTGCCATCTTCGTCATCATACATAAAAGTTTCGAAACAAAGATATTTCTTCCTCCCAGGATTTAAGATGAGAAGatctcaaataaaaaatattactctctctattccaaattataaatcagaCTTATCTAATTTCGataaaatttatagaaaaagcACCACGTATATAACATAAAATTAGTTTATTAAATTCACAATATAATATAGCttgataatatatttatttggtaaatatatatttctttaaatttgatcaaagttaaaatatgtgaattatttttgaaatggagggtGTACAAGTTGAAGTGTGAAGAAACAGTTAAGCTAGATCCTTTTTTTCTCAACCCAACTAACGATGTTGCCCATAATGTGGTAAGCTTTAGACCTAAAAGTGAAAAATAGAGAGCATAACCAGAAAAGAAAGTTTAGGAACAATTAAGAGAGGTGAAGGTCAATTCAATCAATAATCTCAACCTAATTTGCACGGTAGTCTGATTGCGTCATTGAAAATTTAGCTTATGCCtaaatttctaaaaaaatctcaattaAATTTTTTCCGGAAGCGTTAGTTTAATTAGATATTTGAATTGGAAGCTGGTGAACAATATGGACACCTTAAGGATATGGATGGAAGAACTGTAGAATCAATGACTCTGACTCTGCGAGATAACTGATACTGGTATCCACAAATGTGTCAAAGAAAAACAATAATGCTTGCTAGATCTATATACAGAAGAGACCCCACAGGCTAGCTGCAAGCTAGTAATGCCCATCCTGCACATGCTCCTGTTCAACACAGCACCGTCTGCCCATCTGATCCTTTTTCTGTTGAAGCCTCTGCTACATTGGGCACGAGCTTATCGGGACCATGTGGAAACGCTTCGTGCTTCGATCATGCACAGACACTCTGCTCTGCTTGAAACGACCAGATGATGGCTCAGATAGAGGTAGCCTTTACCAGATGTTTATTTGAAGTGAAAACCATCTTCAAAACGCAAAGTTCATACATCATGTTTCAGCTTAAAATCTGAACACACCACTacgattgatttttttttcaacgaGGTGTTGTTCCCATTGCAAGTTTGGTGCCATGTTTATCAGGAAGGAACAGGGAGGAGTCACAGTGATGAGCTCTTTCATAGCTTCAGTTCAAGATCGACGCCGTCAGACACGTCGGCCTTGATCTCGCTCAGGGGTCTCTCGCATCGAACTGGACCGACCGGCATGAAGCTGTAGAATGGCCGCGACGACGAAGACGCTGAAACACTCCCTTGCTGTGAACAACAGGTCACCGGTTACTCGGCCGGGTTAGTTCATCAGAAATTTCACGGCAAGTCACAGGTTTCAGAAGAAGATGGCTTGGCAAGAGAACTTCACTTGCCTGAGACTGCATGACGCCGAAGTCGCTGTACTCCGGGAGGTGTATCGATGGGATCACATGAGGCTGCTTGATGAGGGGCACAGGCTGAGCGTTCAAGGTGAGGTAGGCGGGCTCACCGGCGCAGCCGTTCTCCTTGCTGCTCTTGCAGTGAGCAAACTCTGATGCCCAGTCTGAATAACTCGCATTTGTGCTGCAGCAAGAGATTAAACTAAAATCAGATCATGCGTGTTTAATGTTTTTAGCACTGGGATCAATTGCAGGAAAAAAATGCATAGAAAGGAATGTAAGATCGTCATATTTCCTCCCCATTTCTCTTCATTAGCTTTTGACTTACTACTGAATGTTGCGAGGATAATGCGATAACTGAAAAAGGCCAAGCACCTATGCACTGCTATATCTTGATTCTTGGCAATAATTTGCTTTATTCAGAATCGAACTCAGATGAAATCACAAATCCACATTGAACATGTGAAGTAGGCTTACAACATTTACCTGAAATAATTCGTTGCTCTGAACTCGTATCTGCTCAGGTCAGGACAGACATCAGGCAAACCGGCCTCTCTCGTCATCCTGGCGGGGAAAGGCGCCTTGCCCGGCGTCCGGAATGCGGCCGCGTTCATGCCCTCGAACATGAAGGGCCAGGACCTATCCACGCCGGCCGCGTCCTACACTCTGGCCAAATCCACACTTAGCAGCAATCCCAAGCACCAAAATATTTCTATTGCACAGTAACAATTCTGAAACCTCAATTCCATGAAAAAAGAATCTGAAACCTCAACGAGACGCGTACCCTGTCCTcctcggccggcgccgccgcgctgctcctgCTAACGTTGCTGCTGTACATTTGGTTTGAAGGGGGCTCCGTTGGGTGGCTCGACAACGCCGTCAGCGACAAGCCCGTGCTCACCTACACAAAGAAAGGTTTCCATGCCACTGAGGTCGACTGAGCTCTGAAGCTAGTCATCATGTATGCATGGGCGTctgaagaagagaagaaggcaCGTACCGTCGGAAGTGGAGGCTGCGGGCACAGGCTTCTCTTGTACGGGTGTCTCATGGGGTCCGCCGGGTCCCAGAGCACCGGCGGGAAGCCGCAGTGCACGCTGCCGGCCGCTGCCGGCCTCGGCAGGGCGCTcagcgagagcggcggcggaggaggagggtgcATCGAGAGGAGGTGGCCGAggctgcctccgcctccgccgagGGCATGCGGGTGCGGCGCGTGCGCCGCCCCCGGCACGGCGGCTCCCTCCATCTTCTTCTGCTCCTCGATCCGGAGCTTCTCGAGCTGCGCCACGCCGAGGCCGCGCTGCGGGATCTTCTTGGGCTTGTTCTTCTTCGACGCCCGTGCCACGCCggtggccgcgccggcgccgccgccgccgccgttgccgtaCCTCGgcagctgctggtggtggtggccgctcTGCTCATGCACCATCTCTTTGCATCTAACCAATCGAATTGAGACGAGAGTTCTGCCGGgggttctttcttcttctcccgtCACAGAAGGAGAAACGGATTCAACAAGTAAATGCGGGCTGATATGCCTGGAGTTCCCAGCTTCATGAACTCAAGACAGTGAAGACTGAAGAGTGACCGCACAGAACAAATCAATGAAGAACAGGCAGAATTCAGAACCGCATAAGCTAGAGAGAGGCCGCAAGATCAATTTTGTGGTCGATGTGGACAGATACCTCTACGAGTCCAAGAAGGAGAAATGCATCAAGGGAGAGATGAGAAGGAACAAGAACAGAAACAGACTATTCCAGAGCCACCGCTCAAAGACAACAAACCCCGAGAGCAGTGAAGAGCAATTCAACCACCGATTTCGCAACCGGCCGGGGATCGACTCCCTGCCAGGATCtcgagagaggaggaggaggaatcaACGCAACACGGGGTCGCAGCAGGGTTCTTGCAAGCTACCAAATCGAGGACACATGTGGCTGAGAGGGGAGCGCCATGAGCAGGGGCGTATTTATAGGTGGGAGCCGAGAGGAGCAGCGTGTCCGCGAGTGGCGTGGTGTGAGCCGGCCGGGCGGTGGCCGGGAGTCTCGGGAGCGGGGAGATCTAGAGCGAGAACACAGGGGGTGGCGCAGGGCAGTGGATCGAATCTTGTTCCTCTCCGTTCGCCCCGGCCAGCTAACCCGCCGCCCTAATCCTCGCTCCACTTTGCTCCCGGTTCTCTCGAATCACACCCGCTGTCTCCTCCGAGGTTGCAGGGGGAGGAGTAGCCGCCCACGATAGCAGGAGCAAAGGCCCTCTTGAACGGCTGCATGAACTGAACT encodes the following:
- the LOC117855742 gene encoding uncharacterized protein; protein product: MEDDQILVQPEQNLIPSEQTLVIGQEFADVDTCRRAVKDMAIALHYELRVVKSDRSRFIAKCSKEGCPWRVHIAKCPGVPTFTVRTLHGEHTCEGVRDLHHQQATVGWVARSVEARLRDNPQIKPKEILQDIREQHGVAVSYMQAWRGKERSMAAVNGTLEDGYRLLPAYCEQIGKTNPGSVATYRGTGPGNAFQRLFVSFRASIYGFLNGCRPLLEIDKADLKGKYLGTLLCASAVDADHMMFPLAFGIVDSESDDNWRWFVSELRKTLGVNTDKMPILTILSERNPQVVKAVEDNFPTAFHGFCLRYVSENFRDEFKNPKLLNLFWSAVYTLTAAEFDAKVNEMMQVQDVMPWLQRFPPNLWAVAFFEGIRYGHFSLGITEILYNLSLECHELPIVQTIEHIRHQLTCWFAERQNLAQSYNSVLVPSAEKLISEAITDSRCYQVLRANKVEFEIVSSERTNIVDTQARFCSCRRWQIYGIPCAHAAAALLSCGEDPRLYAHDCFSVMKYRETYSQPIYPIPDRSHWNSSSSGLQGVVSRADVMLSPPNIRRPPGRPKMKILKIESLKRPKRIVQCGRCHLLGHSQKKCSLRS
- the LOC117855798 gene encoding uncharacterized protein → MVHEQSGHHHQQLPRYGNGGGGGAGAATGVARASKKNKPKKIPQRGLGVAQLEKLRIEEQKKMEGAAVPGAAHAPHPHALGGGGGSLGHLLSMHPPPPPPLSLSALPRPAAAGSVHCGFPPVLWDPADPMRHPYKRSLCPQPPLPTVSTGLSLTALSSHPTEPPSNQMYSSNVSRSSAAAPAEEDRDAAGVDRSWPFMFEGMNAAAFRTPGKAPFPARMTREAGLPDVCPDLSRYEFRATNYFSTNASYSDWASEFAHCKSSKENGCAGEPAYLTLNAQPVPLIKQPHVIPSIHLPEYSDFGVMQSQQGSVSASSSSRPFYSFMPVGPVRCERPLSEIKADVSDGVDLELKL